In one Prosthecochloris aestuarii DSM 271 genomic region, the following are encoded:
- the rpsG gene encoding 30S ribosomal protein S7, translating to MGKKGVYAGVKADFRYGDESVTRLINTIMSDGKKSVAAKIVYEAMDIIDAKVEDADALEVFRKALGNVAPLVEVRSKRVGGATYQIPMEVKPSRREALAFRWIKQFATRRGGRGMAEKLAAELLDAANEQGASVKKRDEVHRMADANKAFAHFRF from the coding sequence ATGGGCAAAAAAGGTGTATATGCCGGCGTTAAAGCGGATTTTCGTTATGGTGACGAAAGTGTTACGCGGCTTATTAATACGATTATGAGTGATGGCAAGAAGAGCGTTGCCGCAAAGATTGTCTATGAGGCAATGGATATTATTGACGCCAAGGTCGAAGATGCGGATGCGCTTGAGGTGTTCCGTAAAGCATTGGGTAATGTAGCTCCTCTTGTGGAGGTGCGCAGTAAGCGTGTCGGTGGTGCTACCTATCAGATTCCTATGGAGGTAAAGCCTTCACGGCGCGAGGCTCTGGCTTTCCGCTGGATCAAGCAGTTCGCTACCCGTAGAGGTGGTCGCGGAATGGCGGAAAAGCTTGCTGCTGAGTTGCTTGATGCGGCAAACGAGCAGGGTGCTTCTGTGAAAAAGAGAGACGAGGTTCACCGTATGGCTGACGCGAATAAGGCTTTTGCGCATTTCAGGTTTTAA
- the rpsL gene encoding 30S ribosomal protein S12, with protein MPTIQQLIRRGRTTKASKTASPALEKCPQKRGVCTRVYTTTPKKPNSALRKVARVRLSNKIEVTAYIPGEGHNLQEHSIVLIRGGRVKDLPGVRYHIVRGSLDTSGVADRRQGRSKYGAKRPKGAAAK; from the coding sequence ATGCCGACGATTCAGCAGCTTATCAGACGCGGAAGAACTACAAAGGCGTCCAAAACAGCGTCACCGGCTCTTGAGAAGTGCCCGCAGAAGCGTGGCGTGTGTACGCGAGTCTACACGACAACGCCGAAAAAGCCTAACTCTGCGTTGAGAAAGGTTGCTCGTGTGAGGCTATCGAACAAGATTGAGGTTACCGCTTATATTCCCGGTGAAGGCCATAACCTTCAGGAGCACTCGATTGTGCTGATCCGTGGTGGAAGGGTAAAGGATCTTCCGGGTGTGCGTTATCATATTGTCAGGGGCTCGCTGGATACTTCCGGTGTAGCAGATCGCAGGCAGGGACGTTCCAAGTATGGAGCTAAGCGTCCGAAAGGGGCTGCAGCCAAGTAA
- a CDS encoding flippase, translating into MKIIVQQAGVSFSGLVTGQILRFFLNLVIARLLGADELGVYALALSFAQIAEVIAIAGLDGGVLRTVNLSPLDPERQRRAALSALSYSMRFSFVASLLLASAAGILSSMFNGSVLLQLTIICYAISVPLHVFIAVAGHVMQAFRELRPKIIASQIIVPGGLLILTLSLWAAGGGALAILLPMPIAAFAAAIWIFRDMKARTGLCIADIVRAGSNRSMLYYSLPLMLVALTGMASHWLDILMLGWYSDARTVGIYQPAVRTAGLLRSVYLAFAGIAAPLFASLSAAGRKDEMERLLKVVTRWIVVAALPPAVVLMVMPSEVLDLFGAGFSGAEPVLVLLSAAVLFQASTGLYDTLLQMSGVARLSAINSLLALAIHFFLNTLLIPRYGISGAAFAVIIVYFLLTALRAVEVWLKLGIHLFSFQLFKPFAASGVTAMALIVLRPFFAGFPAYAALAFAALVACSLYAVLIWMMKLEHEDLEIIADMFPFLKKQS; encoded by the coding sequence ATGAAGATTATCGTTCAACAGGCCGGTGTGTCGTTTTCGGGATTGGTGACGGGGCAGATCCTGAGGTTTTTTCTCAATCTTGTTATTGCCAGGCTGCTTGGCGCAGATGAACTCGGGGTGTATGCGCTTGCGCTCTCTTTTGCCCAGATTGCTGAAGTCATAGCCATTGCAGGGCTTGATGGTGGGGTTCTTCGTACGGTGAACCTGTCTCCGCTTGATCCGGAGCGTCAGCGAAGAGCGGCACTTTCAGCGTTGAGCTACTCGATGCGATTTTCGTTTGTTGCCTCCTTGCTGCTCGCGTCTGCAGCAGGGATTCTTTCTTCGATGTTCAACGGTAGCGTACTGCTGCAGCTGACCATTATCTGTTACGCCATCTCGGTGCCGTTGCACGTTTTCATTGCCGTTGCCGGTCATGTGATGCAGGCATTCAGGGAGCTGCGGCCGAAAATTATCGCTTCTCAGATTATTGTACCCGGAGGGCTTCTGATCCTGACCCTTTCTCTCTGGGCGGCGGGAGGTGGTGCACTTGCCATACTGCTTCCTATGCCGATCGCTGCTTTTGCTGCCGCAATCTGGATATTTCGCGATATGAAGGCCCGGACAGGTCTCTGTATTGCTGATATTGTGAGAGCCGGGAGCAATCGATCAATGCTCTACTACTCACTGCCGCTGATGCTTGTGGCTTTGACGGGAATGGCAAGCCACTGGCTCGATATTCTTATGCTGGGCTGGTATTCCGATGCCCGGACAGTCGGAATCTATCAGCCGGCCGTCAGAACTGCCGGCCTTTTGCGTTCCGTTTACCTTGCTTTTGCCGGAATCGCGGCGCCATTGTTTGCTTCGCTCTCCGCTGCAGGCCGGAAGGATGAGATGGAGCGGTTGTTGAAGGTTGTGACTCGCTGGATTGTCGTTGCCGCTCTTCCTCCGGCCGTTGTGCTTATGGTTATGCCGAGCGAGGTGCTCGACCTTTTCGGCGCCGGGTTTTCGGGTGCGGAGCCTGTTCTCGTGCTGCTTTCCGCGGCTGTTCTGTTCCAGGCATCGACAGGTCTCTACGATACGCTTCTGCAGATGAGCGGGGTAGCCAGGCTTTCAGCGATCAATTCGCTCCTCGCTCTTGCGATTCACTTTTTTCTCAACACGCTTCTTATCCCCCGTTATGGTATAAGCGGAGCGGCCTTCGCCGTTATTATCGTATATTTCCTGCTGACTGCCCTGCGGGCAGTTGAGGTGTGGCTCAAGCTTGGTATTCATCTGTTCTCCTTTCAGTTGTTCAAGCCCTTTGCAGCTTCAGGGGTGACGGCAATGGCTCTCATTGTTCTTCGTCCCTTTTTTGCAGGCTTTCCTGCCTACGCTGCCTTGGCTTTTGCCGCACTTGTCGCCTGTAGCCTCTATGCTGTGCTGATATGGATGATGAAGCTTGAGCATGAGGATCTCGAGATTATTGCAGATATGTTTCCTTTTCTGAAAAAACAATCCTGA
- a CDS encoding glycosyltransferase family 2 protein: MKHQNLFCVVVVNWNNASDTLGCLDSLQKAGRKDMRVLVVDNGSKDDSPEAIEEAFPQYEILRLAENRGFGAGCNAGVEHVGRGGAEFVIFLNNDTLVDQGFPGPLIEGLQQNPAAAITVPKICYMHEPEVVWYGGGIADLLSGQIRHRGIREPDGPAFSVSEETGYATGCCMALRLADFSALGGFDESFGMYGEDVDLSLRARRSGKVILYVPSSTILHRVSSSLGGELGFRKQWRKHKALLRLFVQYRAWKGGLCFLGGIPLYFLKGLVSVVRFRRDVIDGSER; the protein is encoded by the coding sequence ATGAAGCATCAGAATCTTTTCTGTGTTGTCGTTGTCAACTGGAACAATGCTTCCGACACGCTTGGCTGCCTTGATTCACTGCAGAAAGCAGGCAGAAAGGATATGCGCGTCCTTGTCGTTGACAACGGCTCGAAAGACGATTCACCAGAAGCGATTGAGGAGGCTTTCCCGCAGTACGAGATCCTTCGCCTGGCAGAGAACAGGGGGTTCGGGGCCGGATGTAATGCAGGGGTTGAGCATGTTGGCAGGGGCGGGGCCGAGTTTGTCATATTTCTCAATAACGATACGCTTGTCGATCAGGGATTTCCCGGACCGCTGATCGAAGGATTGCAGCAGAACCCGGCGGCGGCAATTACTGTTCCGAAGATCTGTTATATGCATGAACCGGAGGTTGTCTGGTATGGCGGAGGCATAGCCGATCTTCTCTCCGGGCAGATCCGACATCGCGGTATTCGTGAGCCTGACGGGCCCGCATTCTCTGTTTCAGAGGAAACCGGCTATGCGACGGGCTGCTGTATGGCGCTGCGTTTGGCTGATTTCAGTGCGCTTGGTGGATTTGATGAATCTTTCGGCATGTATGGAGAGGATGTCGATCTTTCCCTGAGAGCGAGGCGCTCAGGAAAGGTTATTCTCTATGTGCCGTCCTCAACGATATTGCACCGGGTTTCGTCATCTCTTGGAGGTGAGCTCGGTTTTCGTAAACAGTGGAGAAAGCATAAGGCGCTTTTGCGCCTGTTTGTTCAATACAGAGCATGGAAAGGGGGCCTTTGTTTCCTTGGCGGGATACCCTTGTATTTCCTCAAAGGGCTTGTCAGCGTTGTCCGCTTCAGGCGCGATGTGATTGACGGGAGTGAACGATGA
- a CDS encoding glycosyltransferase, whose protein sequence is MPDSLHIFFISPFFPLKGGIARFSTSLRNALLRRGPSVDAYSFIRLYPRLFTGMKSPFEPGADRQQDPDILALIDLLNPLTWIGTAFRIRRSRSGVVVGAYWTGLLAPLYIVVRKFSGRPFVLLMHNYSSHEPWLNASWLRRMMIRSADGVVTLSRHVAGQVAGAHPDKKVIALFHPVYESAEALCSPDQARRRIGLGGGGPVLLFFGYVRRYKGLDILFEAIPDLLLRHPGLQLVVAGQFYESLQRYRDLAIRLGIDRNVNFFPGFASRQETALYFSAADAVVLPYRMASQSGVVQEAYGFQRPVVVTAAGGLGEAVEHGRTGWIVDRPGSAALAEGILDFLDTADREKVTSSIASYCREHSWDRLASAVDGFLQEEILA, encoded by the coding sequence GTGCCTGACTCCCTTCATATCTTTTTTATCAGCCCGTTTTTCCCTCTGAAAGGGGGCATCGCAAGGTTCAGTACCTCTTTGCGCAACGCGCTTCTCAGGAGAGGGCCAAGCGTGGATGCCTATTCCTTCATCCGACTGTATCCTCGCCTGTTCACTGGCATGAAGAGTCCCTTTGAACCGGGGGCCGATCGGCAGCAGGATCCGGATATCCTTGCGTTGATCGATCTTTTGAATCCGCTTACCTGGATCGGGACAGCTTTCAGGATTCGTCGATCCCGCTCCGGCGTGGTTGTCGGCGCCTACTGGACCGGGCTGCTTGCTCCGCTCTACATTGTTGTCAGGAAGTTCTCCGGTCGTCCTTTTGTGCTGCTGATGCACAATTATTCATCACATGAGCCGTGGCTGAACGCGTCGTGGTTACGCCGGATGATGATCCGCTCTGCCGACGGGGTGGTCACCTTGTCGCGTCATGTGGCCGGCCAGGTGGCTGGAGCCCATCCCGACAAGAAGGTTATTGCCTTGTTTCATCCCGTCTACGAGTCTGCAGAGGCGTTGTGTTCCCCGGATCAAGCCCGCCGAAGGATCGGGCTTGGCGGTGGAGGGCCGGTTCTCCTTTTTTTCGGCTATGTCAGGCGCTACAAGGGCCTGGATATCCTCTTTGAGGCGATTCCCGATCTTCTTCTACGTCATCCCGGCCTTCAGCTTGTCGTTGCCGGACAGTTTTATGAGAGCCTGCAGCGCTACCGTGATCTTGCCATCCGGCTGGGTATCGACAGGAACGTGAATTTTTTCCCCGGCTTTGCCTCCCGTCAGGAGACGGCGTTGTATTTCAGCGCTGCCGATGCTGTTGTGCTGCCGTATCGTATGGCTTCTCAGTCAGGGGTCGTTCAGGAGGCTTATGGATTTCAGCGTCCCGTTGTCGTTACAGCGGCCGGCGGGCTTGGCGAGGCTGTCGAACATGGACGGACGGGGTGGATTGTCGACAGACCGGGTTCGGCAGCGCTGGCCGAAGGTATTCTTGATTTTCTCGATACAGCAGACAGGGAGAAGGTTACTTCTTCCATCGCTTCGTATTGCCGTGAGCATTCATGGGACCGTCTTGCCTCGGCAGTCGATGGCTTTTTGCAGGAGGAAATCCTGGCATGA
- a CDS encoding HPr family phosphocarrier protein: MIVKEVVVKNKAGLHTRPAAAVVKLASRFKADFFIEMHGSEVNAKSIIGVMSLAAPKGTKLVLKLDGDDEDEAARQLVDFFDQGFGEQ, from the coding sequence GTGATTGTCAAGGAAGTTGTTGTAAAAAATAAAGCTGGTTTACATACCAGGCCTGCCGCTGCAGTGGTGAAACTGGCTTCGCGCTTCAAAGCCGATTTTTTTATCGAGATGCACGGTTCGGAAGTCAACGCCAAATCAATTATCGGAGTGATGAGTCTTGCTGCTCCGAAAGGAACGAAACTGGTTTTGAAACTCGATGGAGACGACGAAGACGAAGCGGCCCGTCAGCTCGTCGATTTTTTTGATCAGGGGTTTGGCGAGCAGTAA
- a CDS encoding N-acetyltransferase → MDRQEISVRTARLSDAETIARITAAYAESGIMLKRAPENIIENIRNFFVAEIGGRVVGCCAISFFTLHLAEIRTLAVCDAYKRNGVGTMLVNKAEGILREEGVRSSFVLTLSPEFFLGLGYKTVSKEMFPQKIWRDCTTCPKLMECDEVAMLKELQIVVSS, encoded by the coding sequence ATGGACCGTCAGGAGATTTCTGTCCGTACCGCCCGGTTGAGCGATGCTGAAACCATTGCGAGGATCACTGCAGCGTATGCTGAAAGCGGGATTATGCTGAAGAGAGCGCCGGAAAATATTATCGAGAATATTCGTAATTTCTTTGTCGCCGAGATCGGCGGGCGGGTTGTGGGGTGTTGCGCGATATCGTTTTTTACGCTTCACCTGGCTGAAATACGAACCCTGGCGGTATGCGATGCCTACAAAAGAAACGGTGTCGGTACTATGCTGGTCAACAAAGCGGAGGGGATCCTTCGTGAGGAGGGTGTCAGGAGCTCCTTTGTGCTGACCCTCAGCCCGGAATTTTTTTTGGGTCTCGGATACAAAACGGTGAGCAAGGAGATGTTTCCGCAAAAAATATGGCGCGATTGTACGACCTGTCCGAAACTCATGGAATGTGACGAGGTGGCTATGCTCAAGGAACTTCAGATTGTGGTTTCTTCCTAA
- the obgE gene encoding GTPase ObgE: MKFVDSARIVVKAGDGGNGCVSFRREKYVPKGGPDGGDGGRGGHVYLRANSQLATLLDFRYKKNYEALRGVHGQGSKKAGKTGKDIVINVPCGTLVKNSVSGEVICDLVEDGEEFLLARGGDGGRGNPHFTTSTRQAPRYAEPGGKGEELKVDLELKLMADVGLVGFPNAGKSTLISVLSAARPKIADYPFTTLVPNLGIVQYGEYKSFVMADIPGIIEGAAEGKGLGIQFLRHIERTKVLAVLVSGDGEDPVGEYRLLLGEMERFDPALLQKPRIIVVTKMDVVDEAFSLPDFEDDVPLIPVSSITRSGLEELRNALWNTINPSIP, from the coding sequence GTGAAATTTGTTGATAGTGCAAGGATTGTTGTTAAGGCGGGAGATGGAGGAAATGGATGTGTCAGTTTTCGCCGGGAGAAATATGTTCCTAAAGGAGGGCCTGACGGAGGTGACGGAGGACGGGGAGGTCATGTGTATCTTCGTGCCAACAGCCAGTTGGCGACGCTTCTTGATTTCAGATATAAAAAAAATTATGAGGCCCTGCGTGGCGTTCACGGTCAGGGTTCGAAAAAAGCCGGTAAGACAGGCAAGGATATTGTAATCAATGTGCCTTGCGGGACGCTGGTCAAAAACAGTGTTTCAGGCGAGGTTATCTGTGATCTTGTCGAAGACGGAGAGGAGTTTCTTCTTGCCCGCGGGGGCGATGGCGGAAGAGGGAACCCTCATTTTACGACATCTACCCGCCAGGCACCGCGCTATGCTGAGCCCGGGGGGAAAGGTGAAGAGTTGAAGGTCGATCTGGAATTGAAGCTGATGGCCGACGTTGGGCTGGTAGGATTTCCGAACGCTGGAAAATCCACTCTGATTTCAGTGCTGAGCGCGGCCAGACCAAAAATTGCTGATTATCCGTTTACGACGCTGGTTCCCAATCTCGGTATTGTGCAGTACGGGGAGTACAAGTCTTTCGTCATGGCCGATATTCCCGGTATTATTGAGGGGGCCGCGGAAGGTAAAGGTCTCGGTATTCAGTTTCTTCGTCATATCGAACGGACAAAAGTGCTTGCTGTCCTTGTCTCGGGTGACGGAGAGGATCCTGTTGGGGAGTACCGTCTTCTTCTGGGAGAGATGGAGCGTTTCGATCCGGCGCTTCTGCAGAAGCCCCGGATCATCGTCGTGACTAAAATGGATGTTGTCGATGAAGCGTTCAGTCTTCCTGATTTCGAAGACGATGTTCCGCTGATCCCTGTTTCGAGCATTACCCGTTCAGGGCTTGAGGAGTTGCGTAACGCGCTTTGGAATACCATTAACCCTTCTATCCCTTAA
- the xseB gene encoding exodeoxyribonuclease VII small subunit gives MYEPSTARLTPMSNKKQSIEELITRLEEITTQIDNPDTGVENSIKLYEEGLRIADLCKKRLQDSRQKLETINPESQSGKPSETPRYTDLFSDPG, from the coding sequence ATGTACGAACCATCAACTGCACGCCTGACGCCGATGAGCAACAAAAAACAATCGATTGAGGAACTGATCACAAGACTTGAAGAGATAACCACGCAGATCGATAACCCGGACACCGGCGTTGAAAACTCTATCAAGCTTTACGAAGAGGGGCTCCGAATCGCAGATCTCTGCAAAAAAAGACTGCAGGATTCCAGACAGAAACTTGAAACGATCAACCCGGAATCTCAATCAGGCAAGCCATCCGAAACCCCGCGCTATACCGACCTGTTCAGCGATCCCGGTTAG
- the gatB gene encoding Asp-tRNA(Asn)/Glu-tRNA(Gln) amidotransferase subunit GatB, whose protein sequence is MSYELVVGLEVHCQLNTNSKAFCGCSTEFGKPANTNVCPVCLALPGALPVLNQRVVDDAIKLGMSTGCSIAPHSVLARKNYFYPDLPKGYQISQFEEPICLEGCLSIDAGEGQRDIRLIRIHIEEDAGKSIHDIGDDTFIDANRSGVPLLEIVSYPDIRSSKEASAYLQKLRQIVKYLGISDGNMEEGSLRCDANVSMRPRGESEYGTRTEIKNMNSFKSVEKAIEYEAQRHIDVLEAGGTIVQETRLWDADKLETRSMRGKEFSHDYRYFPDPDLVPIAVDDAMLDRLRKELPEFPEARAARFVEEYDIPPYDAGVLTAEREIADYFEETVRVSGDGKAASNWVMGEVLRTLKEKYIPIASFTISPERLGELIGLIAKGTISNTIAKQVFEKMQELDEGPQEIVRKEGLAQVSDTGAIEGVVQEIIDANPAQVEQYRSGKTRIFGFFVGQCMKEMKGKANPAVVNDILKQKLDEGMTGDA, encoded by the coding sequence ATGAGCTATGAATTAGTTGTGGGCCTTGAAGTCCACTGTCAGTTAAATACGAACAGCAAAGCGTTCTGCGGCTGTTCGACCGAGTTCGGCAAACCGGCAAACACCAATGTTTGTCCGGTTTGTCTGGCTTTACCGGGGGCCCTGCCGGTCCTGAACCAGAGAGTTGTCGACGATGCCATCAAGCTTGGGATGTCAACAGGTTGTTCCATCGCGCCTCATTCTGTTCTTGCCAGGAAAAACTATTTTTATCCCGATCTGCCGAAAGGATATCAGATTTCACAGTTTGAAGAACCTATCTGTCTTGAGGGTTGTCTATCGATCGATGCGGGTGAGGGGCAGAGGGATATACGTCTGATTCGAATACACATCGAAGAGGATGCCGGTAAATCTATTCACGATATCGGTGACGATACCTTTATCGATGCCAACCGGAGTGGCGTTCCTCTTCTTGAAATAGTCAGTTACCCCGATATCCGTTCTTCGAAAGAGGCTTCGGCATATCTGCAGAAGCTGCGTCAGATTGTCAAATATCTCGGTATTTCCGATGGGAATATGGAGGAGGGCAGTCTTCGTTGTGATGCCAACGTGTCGATGCGCCCGAGAGGCGAGAGCGAATACGGCACGAGAACCGAGATCAAGAATATGAACTCGTTCAAGAGCGTTGAAAAGGCGATCGAGTATGAAGCGCAGCGTCATATTGACGTGCTTGAAGCCGGAGGAACCATTGTTCAGGAAACCCGTCTCTGGGATGCCGACAAGCTTGAAACCCGTTCCATGCGCGGCAAGGAGTTCTCTCATGACTACCGGTATTTTCCGGACCCTGATCTGGTTCCGATCGCTGTTGACGATGCAATGCTTGATCGTCTCCGAAAAGAACTTCCCGAGTTTCCCGAGGCCCGTGCTGCCCGTTTTGTCGAGGAGTACGATATTCCGCCATATGATGCAGGCGTCTTGACTGCGGAACGTGAAATCGCCGATTACTTCGAGGAGACGGTGAGGGTTTCCGGTGATGGAAAAGCTGCTTCAAACTGGGTCATGGGCGAGGTGCTCCGGACCCTTAAAGAGAAGTATATTCCGATTGCCTCCTTTACTATTTCGCCTGAGCGGCTCGGTGAACTGATAGGCCTCATCGCGAAGGGAACGATCAGTAACACCATCGCCAAGCAGGTTTTCGAGAAAATGCAGGAGCTTGACGAGGGGCCGCAGGAAATTGTCAGGAAAGAAGGCCTTGCTCAGGTTTCAGATACCGGTGCGATCGAGGGTGTCGTTCAGGAGATTATTGATGCTAACCCGGCACAGGTTGAACAGTACAGGAGCGGTAAAACCAGGATTTTCGGCTTTTTTGTCGGACAGTGTATGAAAGAGATGAAAGGCAAGGCCAATCCTGCGGTGGTCAATGATATTCTGAAACAGAAACTTGATGAGGGTATGACGGGCGATGCCTAA
- a CDS encoding lipid-binding SYLF domain-containing protein → MTMRWKAAALLLMVWSMIAMPVFAGWNPHEEERAKQTVRLFQKTDPSLSRFFEDAYGYTVFPDVYKGGILLLGGARGKGMVYEQGNVIGRSSITQINVGPQLGGQSFAEIIFFRTKADLDKFKQGSYELNAQLTAIVVSSGVATNTDYSDGVAVFAMPKSGLMAEASVGGQKFSFQPY, encoded by the coding sequence ATGACGATGCGATGGAAAGCGGCTGCGCTGCTGCTGATGGTCTGGTCTATGATTGCTATGCCGGTTTTTGCCGGATGGAATCCGCATGAAGAGGAGCGGGCGAAACAAACAGTACGCCTTTTTCAGAAAACCGACCCCTCTCTTTCGAGGTTTTTCGAGGATGCGTACGGCTATACAGTTTTTCCTGATGTCTACAAAGGTGGAATTCTGCTTCTCGGCGGGGCCAGGGGCAAGGGGATGGTCTATGAACAGGGCAATGTGATCGGGCGATCATCAATTACCCAGATCAATGTCGGTCCTCAGCTCGGAGGACAGTCGTTTGCTGAAATTATTTTCTTCAGGACCAAAGCCGATCTCGACAAATTCAAACAGGGCAGTTACGAGCTGAACGCACAGTTGACCGCTATCGTTGTTTCCTCCGGTGTTGCGACCAACACCGATTATTCCGATGGTGTGGCGGTTTTTGCGATGCCGAAAAGCGGACTTATGGCCGAGGCGTCGGTAGGAGGACAGAAGTTTTCGTTTCAGCCCTATTGA
- a CDS encoding Clp protease N-terminal domain-containing protein codes for MQFDPNKFTVKAQEALQAAATLAGSRQHQQIEPEHLLQVMLSDSGNIAVQIVSKLGANTANLLSAVDREIERLPKVTGASATGQYVSQELGTVFDAALKEAERLKDEYISSEHLFMAMAEAGVRVSRMLQDAGVNRNAVLKVLTTIRGSQRVTSQTAEDTYNSLKKYSRNLNDLARKGKLDPVIGRDEEVRRVLQILTRRTKNNPVLIGEPGVGKTAIAEGIAQRIVAGDVPENLRSKQIAALDIAQLIAGAKFRGEFEDRLKAVVKEVQDANGEVILFIDELHLLVGAGSAEGAVDAANILKPALARGELRCIGATTLDEYRKYIEKDAALERRFQTVIVDQPSVEDTISILRGLKEKYEIHHGVRVKDSAIVAAAELSNRYISDRFLPDKAIDLIDEASSRLRLEIDSDPEELDRVNREIRRLEIEREALKRELGSE; via the coding sequence ATGCAGTTTGACCCAAACAAATTTACGGTGAAAGCCCAGGAGGCTCTGCAGGCGGCTGCGACGCTTGCAGGCAGCAGACAGCATCAGCAGATAGAGCCTGAGCACCTCCTGCAGGTCATGTTGAGCGATAGCGGTAATATTGCTGTTCAGATAGTCTCTAAGCTCGGAGCCAATACCGCGAATCTGCTTTCTGCGGTAGATCGTGAAATCGAACGTCTTCCGAAGGTTACCGGAGCATCGGCTACCGGTCAGTATGTGTCTCAGGAACTTGGAACAGTCTTTGACGCTGCCCTGAAGGAAGCCGAACGACTGAAGGACGAATATATCAGTTCTGAGCATCTGTTTATGGCGATGGCCGAGGCCGGTGTGCGTGTTTCACGGATGCTTCAGGATGCCGGTGTCAACCGAAATGCCGTGCTCAAGGTGCTGACGACCATTCGCGGTTCGCAGCGGGTGACCAGTCAGACGGCTGAGGATACCTATAACTCGCTGAAGAAATATTCCCGCAATCTCAACGATCTTGCGCGGAAAGGAAAACTCGATCCGGTGATCGGGCGCGACGAAGAGGTTCGCCGGGTGTTGCAGATCCTCACTCGCCGGACAAAGAACAACCCCGTGCTGATCGGGGAACCGGGGGTGGGTAAAACTGCTATTGCAGAGGGAATCGCGCAGCGTATTGTTGCCGGTGACGTGCCTGAAAACCTTCGCAGCAAACAGATCGCAGCGCTCGATATAGCTCAGCTTATCGCCGGAGCGAAGTTTCGCGGCGAGTTCGAGGACCGGCTCAAGGCGGTCGTCAAGGAGGTTCAGGATGCCAACGGTGAAGTGATTCTTTTTATCGATGAACTCCATCTGCTTGTGGGCGCGGGATCTGCCGAAGGCGCCGTCGACGCAGCCAATATCCTCAAACCCGCTCTGGCGCGTGGAGAACTTCGCTGTATCGGGGCGACGACGCTCGATGAATATCGCAAGTACATTGAAAAGGATGCTGCGCTTGAACGTCGTTTCCAGACTGTCATTGTCGATCAGCCGAGCGTTGAGGATACTATCTCGATTCTTCGGGGACTCAAGGAAAAGTATGAGATTCACCACGGAGTGCGCGTCAAGGATTCTGCGATTGTCGCAGCGGCGGAACTGTCGAACCGCTATATTTCAGATCGTTTTCTGCCCGACAAGGCGATCGATCTTATCGATGAGGCATCATCGCGTCTGAGGCTCGAAATTGACAGTGACCCAGAGGAGCTTGACCGGGTCAATCGCGAGATACGGAGGCTGGAGATCGAGCGGGAGGCATTGAAACGGGAACTTGGCAGCGAGTAG